In Granulicella cerasi, the following proteins share a genomic window:
- the aroC gene encoding chorismate synthase, with amino-acid sequence MLRFSTAGESHGEALVALVSGLPAGVPVDQEYLSRELWRRQQGYGRGGRMRIEKDAAHILSGVRHGKTIGSPVAMTLANNDWKNWEEILPVSEGDAEKHKAVASPRPGHADLPGALKYDFKDARYILERASARESAARVACGALAQMLLRELGIEVASHVIRVGTEELGRDASFEEIRTIRERETVLLACVDPEAEARMKSQVDQALRTGDTVGGVFEVVVHGLPPGVGTHVNWDERLDGLLAQALMSLQAVKAVELGRGVTAASTPGSQVHDAIAYAEEGSGDGFTRFTRERNNAGGIEGGISNGQDLVVRGYLKPISTLRRPLPSVSFDTREETKAAYERSDVCVVPAAGVAGEAMVALTVARLVIDKFGGDSLRELKRNFDSYKDQIRNF; translated from the coding sequence ATGCTCAGGTTTTCGACAGCAGGAGAGAGTCACGGCGAAGCGCTCGTGGCACTGGTAAGTGGACTACCGGCCGGTGTGCCGGTCGATCAGGAGTACCTCAGCCGTGAACTGTGGCGCCGTCAGCAGGGCTACGGTCGTGGCGGCCGCATGCGCATCGAGAAGGACGCCGCGCATATCCTCTCCGGCGTGCGCCACGGTAAGACGATCGGCTCGCCGGTCGCGATGACGCTTGCGAATAACGATTGGAAGAACTGGGAAGAAATTCTTCCGGTGAGCGAAGGTGACGCGGAGAAGCACAAGGCTGTCGCCAGCCCCCGCCCGGGTCATGCGGATCTCCCCGGTGCTCTCAAGTATGACTTCAAGGATGCACGCTATATCCTTGAAAGGGCGAGTGCTAGAGAATCTGCCGCTCGCGTGGCCTGTGGTGCTTTGGCCCAGATGCTTCTTCGCGAACTCGGCATCGAAGTCGCCAGCCATGTCATTCGCGTTGGCACGGAAGAGCTCGGCCGCGATGCCAGCTTTGAGGAGATTCGCACGATCCGCGAGCGCGAAACCGTGCTGTTGGCCTGCGTCGATCCCGAGGCGGAAGCTCGCATGAAGTCTCAGGTGGATCAGGCGCTGCGCACCGGCGATACCGTCGGCGGCGTCTTTGAGGTGGTCGTTCACGGCCTGCCTCCGGGCGTGGGCACCCACGTGAACTGGGACGAGCGCCTCGACGGCCTGCTCGCACAGGCGCTGATGAGCCTCCAGGCAGTGAAGGCGGTCGAACTCGGCCGCGGCGTCACCGCAGCCAGCACCCCCGGCTCGCAGGTTCACGACGCCATTGCTTACGCCGAAGAAGGCTCCGGCGACGGCTTCACTCGATTTACCCGTGAGCGCAACAATGCGGGTGGCATCGAAGGCGGCATCTCTAACGGTCAGGACCTCGTCGTCCGTGGATATCTCAAGCCGATTTCCACACTGCGTCGTCCGCTTCCCAGCGTCTCCTTTGACACCCGCGAGGAGACGAAGGCCGCCTACGAACGTTCGGATGTCTGCGTGGTCCCGGCCGCGGGCGTGGCCGGGGAAGCGATGGTTGCGCTGACCGTAGCGCGCCTCGTTATCGACAAATTTGGCGGCGACAGCCTCCGCGAGTTGAAGCGCAACTTCGACAGCTACAAAGATCAGATCCGGAACTTCTAG
- a CDS encoding tyrosine-type recombinase/integrase — MADTYQRGSIRKVDRAKGKKVWEWRYRVRGKMYQRTFACSEFPAKKDIWAHVDTLAKTVNEQQVVVKTPDPTMSMLMVKYMTKQLPELAKSTRDTDKSMLRVHFFPRWELVKIKDVHAEEVEDWIKQLKGADGKPLSPSSKGRARRLMKQLIDRAMFWRLLPVQENPIKLVRIKGVTKRQKPIVILPIAGVNKLIAAMQQPYSLMVYVAASLGLRVEEVLPLQWGDFDFDNLTLTIKRAYTHGELKVAKTDASNATLPITQTLSDALLEHKKTSKSWSARRFLYQSE, encoded by the coding sequence ATGGCGGATACATATCAACGCGGCAGTATACGGAAGGTAGACCGGGCGAAGGGCAAGAAGGTTTGGGAGTGGCGTTATCGGGTCAGGGGGAAGATGTATCAACGTACCTTTGCCTGTAGTGAGTTCCCCGCGAAGAAGGACATCTGGGCGCACGTCGATACGCTCGCTAAGACGGTCAACGAACAACAGGTGGTGGTCAAGACACCAGACCCGACGATGTCGATGTTGATGGTCAAATACATGACCAAGCAACTACCCGAGCTGGCGAAATCTACTCGCGATACAGATAAATCAATGCTCCGGGTTCACTTCTTCCCCCGTTGGGAACTAGTCAAGATCAAAGACGTACACGCCGAAGAGGTCGAGGACTGGATCAAACAGTTGAAGGGTGCTGACGGTAAACCTCTCTCACCTTCTAGCAAGGGACGGGCGCGGCGATTGATGAAACAGTTGATCGACCGGGCAATGTTCTGGAGGCTCTTACCGGTACAGGAGAACCCCATCAAACTAGTCCGTATCAAGGGTGTGACTAAGCGACAGAAGCCCATCGTCATCCTGCCCATTGCGGGGGTAAACAAACTCATCGCCGCGATGCAGCAGCCATACTCGTTGATGGTCTACGTCGCCGCGTCTCTCGGCCTCCGTGTGGAAGAGGTGCTCCCTCTTCAATGGGGTGACTTCGACTTCGATAACCTAACGCTCACCATCAAACGAGCGTATACGCACGGTGAGCTAAAGGTTGCGAAGACAGATGCGTCCAATGCGACCCTCCCCATCACACAAACCCTCTCTGATGCCCTTCTTGAGCACAAGAAGACGAGTAAGAGCTGGTCTGC
- a CDS encoding S41 family peptidase gives MPSRTRRALFASTIFLSACAVTGSVLGGHVAAQSASDESNLRDSMKSFTDAYAIVEANYADKLKTDQVDKAIYDGAIPGMLDTLDPHSNFFDPKAYAKMREDQTGKYFGVGMTIQPQGTKIVVVAPFEGTPSYRAGIRPGDVILSVDGKTTEKMDSADVANLLKGPRGTHVVVVMAREGSEKPLSFDLIRDEIPHLTVDLAYEIKPHIGYVHIASFSSETTAREFQDALDKFGPETQGLLIDLRGNPGGLLNMAVDISDKFLQKGQIVVSQRGRAFPDQVYRAPHGSDAKFPVVILVNRNTASAAEILSGALQDHDRALIVGETTFGKGLVQTVFPISENTGLALTTYHYFTPSGRLIQRDYSGESRFDYFYIREDAAPANNTNKEVKLTDSGRTMYGGGGITPDEKIPELKSNHQQDVLLMKYAFFNYSKHYLATHASVPRDFVVDDAVMNDFKSFLKENKIEYTDADIATNLDWIKSSIKAELFTAQFGQTQGMKVRADWDPQIAKALTYMPEALALYEHKLPTQQGGAKQTASN, from the coding sequence ATGCCCAGCCGCACCCGACGCGCTCTTTTTGCCTCCACCATCTTTCTTTCGGCCTGCGCCGTCACCGGCTCCGTGCTCGGCGGCCACGTTGCGGCGCAGTCGGCCTCCGATGAGTCCAACCTGCGCGACTCCATGAAGAGCTTCACCGACGCCTACGCGATCGTTGAGGCAAACTACGCCGACAAGCTGAAGACTGACCAGGTGGACAAGGCGATTTACGACGGCGCCATCCCCGGCATGTTGGACACGCTGGACCCGCACTCCAACTTCTTTGACCCGAAGGCCTACGCGAAGATGCGCGAAGACCAGACCGGCAAGTACTTCGGTGTGGGCATGACCATTCAGCCGCAAGGCACGAAGATCGTGGTCGTAGCACCGTTTGAAGGCACGCCTTCTTATCGCGCTGGCATCCGTCCGGGCGACGTGATCCTTTCGGTAGATGGCAAGACGACCGAGAAGATGGATTCGGCGGATGTCGCGAATCTTTTGAAGGGGCCGCGCGGCACGCATGTTGTTGTGGTGATGGCGCGCGAGGGATCGGAGAAGCCGCTGAGCTTTGATCTCATCCGTGACGAGATCCCGCACCTCACCGTCGATCTGGCATACGAGATCAAGCCGCACATCGGCTACGTCCACATCGCCAGCTTTAGCTCCGAGACGACCGCACGCGAGTTTCAGGACGCGCTCGACAAGTTTGGTCCGGAGACGCAGGGCCTGCTGATCGACCTGCGTGGCAACCCCGGCGGCCTGCTCAACATGGCCGTCGACATCAGCGACAAGTTCCTGCAGAAGGGACAGATCGTGGTGTCACAGCGCGGACGCGCGTTCCCGGACCAGGTCTATCGCGCACCGCATGGCTCGGACGCCAAGTTCCCTGTCGTGATCCTGGTGAACCGCAACACAGCTTCGGCGGCGGAGATCCTCTCCGGCGCGCTGCAGGACCATGACCGCGCCCTCATCGTCGGTGAGACGACCTTCGGCAAGGGCCTCGTGCAGACGGTCTTCCCGATCAGCGAAAACACAGGTCTGGCGCTGACGACTTACCACTACTTCACGCCGTCGGGTCGTCTGATCCAGCGTGACTACTCGGGCGAGTCGCGCTTCGACTACTTCTACATTCGCGAGGACGCAGCACCGGCGAACAACACCAATAAGGAAGTGAAGCTCACCGACTCCGGCCGCACCATGTACGGCGGCGGCGGCATCACGCCGGACGAGAAGATTCCTGAGTTGAAGAGCAATCACCAGCAGGACGTGCTGCTGATGAAGTACGCGTTCTTCAACTACAGCAAGCACTACCTGGCGACACACGCCTCGGTGCCGCGCGACTTCGTGGTGGATGACGCGGTCATGAATGACTTCAAGAGCTTCCTGAAGGAAAACAAGATCGAGTACACGGACGCCGACATCGCGACGAACCTGGACTGGATCAAGTCGAGCATCAAGGCGGAGCTCTTCACCGCGCAGTTCGGCCAGACGCAGGGCATGAAGGTGCGCGCTGACTGGGACCCGCAGATCGCGAAGGCCCTGACGTACATGCCCGAGGCACTGGCGCTCTACGAGCACAAACTGCCCACACAACAGGGCGGCGCGAAGCAAACCGCCAGCAACTAG
- a CDS encoding 3'-5' exoribonuclease YhaM family protein — MKDFFISDAARFENQAITSYFVLAAISQRDRKGGGTYLAITLADKTGSFEARMWDDFADVIASCSEGCYVKAQGTVSKYQGKFQITLQKLRSAAESEIDSADFQPTTQYDIAEMDAELRGYVAAFTNQHLQRLVLSFLDDPEIGPLFRVAPAAKRLHHAWIGGLLEHVLYLVRVCRATVPFYPEVDPDLLLTGAILHDMGKVRELSWKTNFGYTIEGQLIGHISIGASMIAEKIAQLNAEPGAEPFPLRLRIVLEHMILAHHGKLEFGSPKLPMTPEALLLSTLDDLEAKFQTLRSEFAASRSAGKKVDETTDWVRSMDRALFNSQAFVAEEAAASLRPERTVEPEPEATISLFDL, encoded by the coding sequence ATGAAAGACTTTTTCATCAGCGACGCCGCGCGTTTTGAGAACCAGGCGATCACCAGCTACTTCGTCCTCGCCGCCATCAGCCAGCGCGACCGCAAGGGCGGCGGCACCTACCTCGCCATCACGCTCGCCGACAAAACCGGCAGCTTTGAAGCGCGCATGTGGGACGACTTCGCCGACGTCATCGCTTCCTGCTCCGAGGGCTGCTACGTCAAAGCACAGGGAACCGTCTCGAAGTATCAGGGCAAGTTCCAGATCACGCTGCAGAAGCTTCGCTCCGCCGCTGAATCCGAGATCGACAGCGCCGATTTCCAGCCGACGACCCAGTACGACATCGCTGAGATGGACGCCGAGCTTCGCGGGTACGTCGCCGCGTTTACCAACCAGCACCTTCAGCGGCTTGTCCTCAGCTTCCTGGACGACCCCGAAATCGGTCCGCTCTTCCGCGTCGCCCCCGCCGCCAAGCGTCTCCACCATGCGTGGATTGGCGGCCTGCTCGAACACGTCCTCTACCTTGTCCGCGTCTGCCGCGCGACCGTGCCGTTCTATCCGGAGGTCGACCCCGACCTGCTTCTCACCGGTGCCATCCTGCACGACATGGGCAAGGTCCGGGAGCTGAGCTGGAAGACGAACTTCGGCTACACCATCGAAGGTCAGCTCATCGGCCACATCTCCATCGGCGCGAGCATGATCGCTGAAAAGATCGCCCAGCTCAACGCCGAGCCGGGAGCCGAACCGTTCCCGCTTCGCCTGCGCATCGTGCTCGAGCACATGATCCTTGCTCACCACGGCAAGCTGGAGTTCGGCTCGCCCAAGCTCCCCATGACGCCGGAGGCGCTGCTGCTCTCGACCCTCGACGACCTCGAGGCCAAGTTCCAGACGCTTCGCAGCGAGTTCGCCGCCAGCCGCTCGGCAGGCAAGAAGGTCGACGAGACCACCGACTGGGTTCGTTCCATGGACCGCGCGCTCTTCAACTCGCAAGCCTTCGTCGCGGAGGAAGCCGCGGCCAGCCTTCGCCCTGAGCGCACCGTCGAACCCGAGCCCGAAGCCACCATCTCGCTCTTCGACCTCTAA
- a CDS encoding peptidylprolyl isomerase, translating to MTEKQMGVVKTGRVQVLRVTATAFLLSCAASALLAQQTGAASRYPVPGSQFPTAPQLHLPNIPAATPITPNGSVVEDVIARVNDRIITRTEYERAQQSLLQEAQQQNGSAADLEDRQRNMLRDMIDQQILLSKGKELGITGDAEALRQLDELRKQNHLDSMEALQKAAEQQGISFEDFKQSIKDRAVSQRVVQEEVGRSIRMTHGSEQTYYDAHKEEFRTPEQLHLSEILIPTADNATDAQVAEAQKKADAAAAQLKAGANFAELAKKVSGGPTASAGGDLGDFKRGTLGDVLEKATFDLPVGGYTAPIRTRQGFVILRVDSHQQSGIPPLKDVEQQVQEGIYMSALQPALRAYLTKARDEAYIDIKPGFVDTGSDRKESKPTFTAYVPPAPKKKVVEKQRIEQKKREEAAAALQASREKVREKEQAKAAEQARRAGNKDVAAPVKQKKIRREKVRYGQAPRNALPTGIAAAAVEENAPLSGQAPGVAMAPTQSSTIISSGTGGDMDNPLDQRPTTDKKSRFTDREREVEANRAVNKLKTANAHLAKQPKQATAQEKSDETYRAEALGLNGDTRKKKKKRKKGDPIERITERPAKQVEASKPVVVDPTVNPNLAAPVVKPAPKTNPSDQTTLPPASQGAPNSSPVGQPIPKVTSADPNAPATTPVPPQ from the coding sequence ATGACCGAGAAGCAGATGGGCGTTGTGAAAACTGGTCGTGTTCAAGTGCTGCGGGTAACGGCCACCGCATTTTTGTTAAGCTGCGCGGCTTCCGCGCTGCTGGCGCAACAGACGGGCGCTGCCTCGCGCTATCCCGTTCCCGGTTCGCAGTTTCCGACCGCACCACAGCTTCACTTGCCGAACATTCCGGCAGCCACGCCGATCACACCGAATGGCAGTGTCGTCGAAGACGTGATCGCGCGTGTGAACGATCGCATCATCACGCGCACTGAGTACGAGCGTGCGCAGCAGAGCCTGCTGCAGGAAGCTCAGCAGCAGAACGGGTCCGCAGCTGACCTCGAAGACCGCCAGCGCAACATGCTGCGCGACATGATCGACCAGCAGATCCTGCTCTCGAAAGGCAAGGAGCTGGGAATCACCGGCGACGCCGAGGCGCTGCGCCAGCTCGACGAACTGCGTAAGCAGAACCACCTGGACTCGATGGAAGCCTTGCAGAAGGCCGCCGAACAGCAGGGGATTTCCTTCGAAGATTTCAAGCAGTCCATCAAGGACCGCGCCGTCTCGCAGCGTGTCGTGCAGGAAGAGGTGGGCCGCTCGATCCGCATGACCCACGGCTCCGAACAGACCTACTACGACGCGCACAAAGAAGAGTTCCGCACGCCGGAGCAGCTTCACCTCAGCGAAATCCTGATTCCGACCGCGGATAACGCGACCGATGCGCAGGTGGCTGAAGCGCAGAAGAAGGCGGACGCCGCCGCAGCACAGCTCAAGGCGGGAGCGAATTTCGCAGAACTCGCGAAGAAGGTTTCCGGTGGTCCCACGGCTTCGGCCGGTGGCGACCTTGGCGACTTCAAGCGCGGCACGCTGGGCGATGTGCTGGAGAAGGCGACCTTTGATCTCCCGGTCGGTGGATACACCGCTCCGATCCGTACGCGTCAGGGCTTCGTGATTCTCCGTGTGGACAGCCATCAGCAGTCGGGCATTCCTCCGTTGAAGGACGTGGAGCAGCAGGTTCAGGAAGGTATCTACATGAGCGCGCTGCAGCCTGCGCTGCGTGCATACCTGACCAAGGCCCGCGACGAAGCGTACATCGACATCAAGCCCGGCTTCGTCGATACAGGCTCGGACCGTAAGGAATCGAAGCCCACCTTCACGGCGTACGTTCCTCCCGCTCCGAAGAAGAAGGTCGTGGAGAAGCAGCGCATCGAGCAGAAGAAGCGCGAAGAAGCTGCTGCAGCGCTGCAGGCGTCGCGTGAAAAGGTTCGCGAGAAGGAACAGGCAAAGGCTGCTGAGCAGGCTCGCCGCGCAGGCAACAAGGACGTAGCGGCTCCGGTGAAGCAGAAGAAGATTCGTCGCGAGAAGGTGCGCTACGGTCAGGCCCCTCGCAACGCACTGCCGACGGGCATTGCTGCCGCAGCGGTTGAAGAGAATGCGCCGCTCTCAGGGCAGGCGCCCGGCGTAGCGATGGCTCCGACGCAGAGCAGCACGATCATCTCCTCCGGTACCGGTGGCGATATGGACAACCCGCTCGATCAGCGTCCGACGACGGATAAGAAGTCGCGCTTCACCGATCGCGAACGTGAGGTTGAGGCGAACCGTGCCGTCAACAAGCTGAAGACCGCGAACGCTCACCTGGCGAAGCAGCCGAAGCAGGCAACTGCGCAGGAGAAGTCCGACGAGACCTATCGTGCGGAAGCTCTGGGACTGAACGGCGACACACGCAAGAAGAAGAAGAAGCGCAAGAAGGGCGATCCGATCGAGCGCATTACAGAACGTCCGGCCAAGCAGGTGGAAGCCAGCAAGCCTGTGGTGGTTGACCCGACGGTGAACCCGAACCTCGCGGCTCCGGTTGTGAAGCCGGCTCCGAAGACCAACCCTTCGGACCAGACCACGCTGCCTCCCGCATCGCAGGGCGCGCCGAACTCTTCGCCGGTCGGCCAGCCGATCCCGAAGGTGACGTCGGCTGACCCGAATGCTCCGGCAACCACTCCGGTTCCGCCGCAGTAA